The segment aaaaagaagaaaacagggtgaaggtaatttaattaccttcgcccTGTCCAGCGCACGCGTGGTTTGAACCACGCGTGCCTGCTGCCCAGCTGGTTCACTGGCTTGGGCAGCGACCGGGCTGGGCCGGTTGAGTCCAACCCAGCCCATGCGGGCTGGGCTAGACTCAGccctaaaaaaacaagagtGGGCCGGGTCTGGGCTTTAGACCCAACCGGCTCAAAGTGTGTTTGCTAAGggtgtgttttgccaaacacacccttatgccTTGACCATAATTTTATACCCATGTTAGTTTGATATTTGGCTAAACGAGTCcccttttaatattagaaaattccaaaaatatttggggatctttgttgatttatttgtgggccCCTTGcactttgatttatttattttttgctttgcgttttgtatttttttttagttatgtgCTCAATCTGTGACCTATTATTGTTAAATGCAAATCTGtcgtgcaatgtttttttttattttcatctgaaaggggtcaataaaaataaaggataaacaagaaaaatggcttcaaattcatttttttgcgaaaatattcactggcgctagagtcaggagtatcatatttttttggatttgcacATTATTTATCAACgctagagttggaaatattgGTAGGAATTGTTTACTAATGCCAGAGTCAGGAGCATGGAAGGAAGgataaaataggaaaaagaaaacaaattcttagcaattttagacaaaaccagcaatgcagcctgCCTCAAGTAGGACATTTAGGGGGTGATAGCATTTTCTCTTTTGcgtaaccagtcccgtaccatagaatctatGTTGAtcaattagggttcctagtgaccataatactaggtgacacctccttttcccctaaaagaacaagatgtcagatatctgttctttttctatatcaaattttttttaattggttgcCGCGATGTCCGGGTGTGACGAGGAAACAAgctctttcttttatattttctcaaggatgaacaaaataaataacttacAAAAGAACCTAACAGAGAGCTATTATATACAAAGATATAATCAATCTAGCACAACCAACTTCTGATGCTCTTGGCCTCTTCCATCACAGCCACGGGGCTTATATCTCCATCACCATCCAAAAACTACTTCAAGTTCTTAGAAAACCCACTCACAAGCGCAACACCCTTTTGTGTCCCCGGTACTAGAGTAGCTCTGAATCTCTTAAATTCCAGAACACAATCTCTGGGATCACATTACCATAACCCTTCTCAGTAAACAATTTCTGGTAGTATCTTTTAATAACCTTCTTTGCCATAGCTGCCCATCTCTCTTTCCTTGCTATACTTGCATTCATCTTCTCCATCTCAACCCTTCCCAAGTCAATAATTCCCAGTGAATGGGCATACTCGGGGTTAGAGTGCAACAAACTCAAAAGCTGaaacttattttcttaaaaagtttttttcctctcttggaAGTGTTTTTAGACTTGTATGCGAGACATTTGTTTATTAACGAATGAAATATCATGTTCTAGCTTGCTACAAAGCTATTTACAAGAATATAGGCTGGAGTAGCAAAActcatttacaaaataaaagttaacCAAAAGGAGTCCCTGATATAAGTATTAGCAAGCAAGACAAACTCAGGAATAGGCTCGGTGCAGGCATGATGAAAAATGATACTCCCAGTGGACTTGTTGGTCACTTGGTATCCAtgatctcctcctccttgtgAGGTAGATTGGAGCCTATCATTTGTAACcaaaagaaaaccctaaaagGAGAGCCTTGCAGAAAGCCTCACTGCAAAATCTTGATTGCATAACACTAGTCATGTGACATGTAATGGAGTCCTTGTGAATTTGAAGGAAACTTACTAGTCATTTGATGTGTAATGACGTTGAACAAGGCCACTGACAGGGATGACCTTGATCACGCAAGCTCGTGGTGAGGGCTAATTGTTCAGCTAAAGGTTCTTGTGACCATatgcttatttaatttataattcatcTTGCCATTTAATTAACTTGGCTAGGAAAATTAATGAAcagatatttaattattttagtagtTTATATGTTACTGATCgagctcttttttcttttgaacatCTGAAAGTAATACATAGGTGAGGAGGTGTTATTGCCTTGTGACCAAACAGATGCAAGTCtcacatatatttaattaaagtaAGAAGTAATAAATTAGATCAAATTGTTTCTCTAAGACCAATGGATCGAATAGGTTACTAAGAGATTAAGGTTTTAAGATAACTAATGGATCAAATCATATCACACAAACATGGATTAACCAAGCACTGTTtatatcaaacataaaataatataattaacaaactataaagtatagtttaaataataaacattcaattttaataaattaattgaccGTAAAGGTTATCTGAACCGCATGATCAAATTATATTCAATTATTTCCAAAATGGTTAGTAAACCTTTAATTTTACACTAATCTAGAAATAAATAACTCCTAAAGTAAATTGCAAGAAAGATAAATTGATGAAAAGTTTGAGATAAACTTGTATTGAAATCGTGTATCAAGACATGTTAACAATTACAATAAAAGTGATTATATAgagaatattaaatttaatgtcCAAGTAAACTTGAAATTCAAGCCAAACTAATAACTTCCTAAATAATTTCCACAACAATATAGCttcctaaataataataataataataaaattaaaaccagGATCTGCACGAAAATTATTGCTGGCCaaaattgttttccttttctcatatttccttttcAACTTATCTTTGGTGCTAAAGCCTGTGTTCGTGTATATAGGAGGTCAGGTTTTGACTTGTAATTATATTCGACTCAACttctgatattttataaaatataagttcgacacatttaattttttttggatccaAGAGGGTTGAATATATCGGATTGGACTaagattttatagatattataaatattatcaggttAGGCATATTAATTCTCTTATTCTTtgatgatccaaaaaaaaagtgCCGGGTTACTGTTGTTAAAACTATATAAGACCTCTAAAATGCATGTATTAgagacaacataaaaaaaataaaaaaaatcaaagtcaagtattttatcaaacaattaGGGTGAAATATGATACAAAGACAGACtagcaagaaaaaattataaaaagacagACTAGCaggaagaaattataaagtgcTTTTGGGTTTGTGCTTTGACTaatgaaataaaagttaaaatctggatttatgaaattttcatttgttttctcatAGTTTCTTGattaccaaacaaaaaaagattgaaattataaaatctatggttattttattatatataacttCAAAAGAAAGAACTATAATCTATGTGAAAGTGGAGAATagagagaagggaaagagaATAAGAGATGACTGTGGGTGTGAAGGCgcgagaggaaaaaaatagagagaaaaaaagttatttatatcAAGAACCCGGGTTATTTACATTGAGTTATACTAGTGGTTTGGGTTGATTGTATCTGCCATGTTCTAGAGCTCAGGAAAGGAAAAATTATGAACTGGAAATAagcttcttttgttgtttttctttttctttatatacaGACAACCATATCAATCAAGCAAAACTAACTTCTGATACTCTTCCCCAGCGATGGCCTCTTTCATAACAGCTTCAGGGCTTATTTCACCATCTCCatccaaaaacaatttcatcaaatttttagaAAACCCACTCACAAGTGCTACTCCCTTCTGTGTACCAGGTACTGGTGTAGCCCTTGAGTCTCTCAAATTCCAAAACACAATCTCTGGGATTACATTACCATAACCCTTTTCAGTAAACTTCCTTGCAATGACTTGATAGTCTGTTTCCCAAGGATTGCAGGAAGCTTGATCAAATTCCATGTCACTAAACACAAACACCCTCTTGATCATTTGATCCTCTCTCAAATTACCATTAACAGCAACTTGCAAAATAAGATCAAACACCTTTTGGAAATTAGTGTTCATGCCCCACTCCATGCTCCTCACAAACTCAGTCTTCTGTAGAAGACTATCTCCTTCAACCATTTGAAGCATGGGGTTTTGACTGAATGTAATTAGCTTACCCTTCCATGGCTCTTCACATAGCTCTGAAACCAACATACCAAGTGCCACAGAAACCTCCATTGGAGTCCCAGACATGCTACCGGACACATCACAGACAGCTATACAGTTTTTCATCTTCCCTTTCTGCAATAAATCATCAACGATTCTCTTCCACTGCAGCTCTGCTACTTCTCCACCATCGTCatcgttcaaagactcgatgatCTCATGAGGCAGCAATGCACCTGCTGCAATCTTGGTCTTTCCAGCTTTCACATCTTCCAAATACTCTCTGAAACGCTCTGCATCatgtttaaaaaactttttcttGTAAAACTTCATGGCCACAGAAGCAACTCTATTGTATGGGATGGAATCCCATCTATTAGCACCGATATAGACCTCAGGCAACTCAAGAACCTTACGAAGCGGAACCAAAACCTCCTTCCTCAATCGATCACGAACACGATAAGCATAATGTGCCTCTTCGATTCCTTCATATTCAGGATAAGATTCTCTAGGAAATACCTTCCTTGCAATACTCTCACACAACAGAGTTGATCGATCGAAGGAAGAATCAATAGAGGGGCACCATTTCGCAGCAAGACTGACCTTTGTTGTATTACTAGAATTCAAGTGTTGCATATCAGTCTTAAGGCAACCCGCAAAGAAATCGGATACGCCCTCATATAAGAACCGATAATCAGGGTCATGACTATATCTTTCAATAACCTTCTTCGCCATGGCTGCCCTTCTCTCTTTCCTGGCAATACTTGCATTCTCTTTCTCCGTCTCAGCCCTTCTCTTTTCATTCTGGATTCTGATATGTATGGGAATGCTAGGCCCAGCATTTCTTGACGATTTAGCATTCTTAGGCCTTTTCTTGTTGCGTTGAAATGGCGCTAGAGTCTTTGGTTGCCCAATCTTAATTCCCGCTCTCCTTCCAGTCTTTCTGCCTTTTCTCTGCCTCCACTCTTGTTTTTGGATCTTTCTCACATCAGGCCCTTCTAAAAGTCGGTAAAGAATTTCAGGCAAATCCTTAAAGTAACCGAAATCCGCCATGGATGGAATATTGCAGGCTAGAGTTTTGGGGTGATTGTTGTGTAGCCAGATTGCTGATGTGTAAAACCCTTCTTTATCAGATTTTCCGGTGCCACGTACACCTCTGAGGTTACAGATGAGTTTAAGGGTGGTCAAGGGGTTGTGGTTCCAGGCAGAGTGGAGTCTTTTCTCGAGGGATTCAGGTGGGGTATTTGGTACTAcatggaaaaataaatcaagacagGGGTTGCCCGAGGAGAGAAAGGTAGCTGACATATTTTCAGTGTAACCTATTTGGGGTAATTGATTAACAGTGGTTTTATTGAAATTGTCTACCATTAGATCTACAAAGGGATTACGTACAGTTGTTGAGGCTTCTTGTTGTGGTGTTGGCATTGGCTTCTTGATCTCTGGAGGGCCAAGGAGAGATGGTGGTGCCATTGTAGTGGGAATTGCTTAGGGTTTTCTGAGAAAGGTTTGCGTAGGACTGCTGTTGATTGGAAGGTGATTTGATAGACGAAAATATGCCCTTGTTTGTGCCTATTTACATTGCCCGTCTGCTTGGTCCCCAAGTTTctagttgtttttaaatttccaATTTTACTAATATTCTACGAGAAGATTAATCAAAGTCACCTACACCCAGCTGCCGCCATACAATTCAGAGTATAACCGacttaagaatgttttttttttgttatatatatatatatatataaaactaaggATGACAAGGTtacttttcttataattattcttatatatatattttttgatctttcgttttatatatatttagaataattgatcattcaaaataaatttgttgttgtatttatatttatataatttttatttcatcatgtaTGAGAGTTAttgtaaaactcaattttttattactattcttTTATTGGATATTAACtgtgaaatattaattataaatataaaaaatattattctttaattaatgAGAAATCCCCAAACgccatgaaaaaaaagttttcttctccttcccAAATTAATATAAGGCATGGATGTAGGAAATATAACTTGCACGCAGTTTTTGAACCACACCGAGGGATCATCTCAGAGTAAGAGGCTGTTTGTTTCTGTGTTTGGAAagctgaaaaaattaattttttttttgttttgaattaatatgtttttgatgtttttaaatcattttaatgtgctgatcttaaaaataattttttaaaaattaaaaaaatattattaacatatttttttaagtgaaaaacactttgaaaagcaatcacaaTTATACTTCTAAACACGCTATAAGTTTTAGGCGGGCTAGATGATTTGATTTGGAttatctagttttttatttaataaaaaaataaaaataatatcatttaaaaaataaaatatatataaaaaaaatcaatagattttaattagatttttttcaaatgaccGGGTTACGGATTAACTTGAGagtttttatttggttatattagattaatttctcatattttattaaaatctgaCCTTACTTAAACCCTGAATCAACCTATCAGGTGAAGTCGAATTATAAAATAACGGTGAAGCTGCTACATTGCCATCCCTGTAAGATCATactgcaaacaaaaaaaaattaaggttcaTATGCACACTATTCACATGAACAGTGAATCAAGTGTCCTATGTTTTGCTTccatttttcatctttaaacttttgtttcattttggatttacttttttaatttgccatggtagtttttttatgaggttattgcAGTCTTAAATAAATGTTCTAACATTAGATTTGTACTTGATTTTACgagtatctatttttattattgtatgattaagtaaaaaatagttttaaaaaataaaattcttaaatctATTGGAGTTCATGACCCAAGTTACGGGTTTAACATATTGTGCCACAAAGTCTGGATTGATCTAACATGTCGTCatcttaatgttttaaaaatgttattttgatattttttaaaattcaaactatgtttttttacttaCCATTTAGATTATATTTGGACCAACCAAGTTGATtgagataaaattaatttaattttaaagtataaaaattttaaatttaattgattaaactaAATGTAATAATAATGCTTAACACGATGTATGAACCAGAACTAACTCAAAACGTTGAAATTTCTTTCCTCtcccttctccttttctttccttttcgtttttttttatgtgcaacCTAATCCTAGTTTTTGGAACTTTAATTATTAAtcccaatttatttattttttctaattttaatagTGAAGACATCGTGCACCGGCcaacttaaataaaatctatttgGGTAATGGGGTGGACTTTTGGAGGtaattaaacatttatttatGTTTCGCTCCGCTACATGTATTAATAAACATTGCGTGCCCTGCAACTCTTGCACAAAGCTTAAATAAACAACGTCAGATTCAAGCAAAAGACTTGTTCCTGATTGATCGAATCCTTGATTACTTTATTAATATTTCTACGCCATTGTTATTTGTGACAATTGGAAAccttaactaaaataaattagtgTATTTATCAAGATCAATGGAGTATCTCTTTTGTAGATTTGCCAGCCTTGTTGAAGATTTGTCAGTCTATCTGCCTTGGGAGTTAACAGCTTGTAACAATATGATTTATCAACGATCAGATTTATCTACATGTTTCAAAAAACAGCGAAAGAATTGCTTTTTGTATGATACCAACCATATTTCCCAacattttgcaaaaaaataaagaaagatccATAAGATAATCATATCTAGTTAATGGGGGTTTTGACATGATTGGGGGAAGAACAGATAAAATGGTTATCTGGATTTTTGAACtctttttgaaaataatctCAGATCACTGCATTTTAACAGTCAGAGGATTTCTTTAGTTAAGTTGTGGCAAGTTTATGATTATACACATCTATGGTTTGGTCGATAAAACCAGAAACTGGCTATACGGAAAGTTTAATGAAGTTGAATGGAGAATCACCAACACCAACGTTGTTTCTCTATCAAAAACGTTGTGAACTCCCACGAACTAAGATCGACATGATAGTCAATAAAGACACAACAAAATAAATGTAATATGCATGCTGGTTCTCCagttttgaagagaaaaaaaagcgtCTCAACTCATttcattaaacaaattaaagattCATGCTCCATTAAATGGATAATGTTAAGGAAAGTCCTCAGATAATAAACTACATTCTAAAGCAGAACCGCCAAATTCCGTGAA is part of the Populus nigra chromosome 8, ddPopNigr1.1, whole genome shotgun sequence genome and harbors:
- the LOC133700519 gene encoding uncharacterized protein LOC133700519, whose protein sequence is MAPPSLLGPPEIKKPMPTPQQEASTTVRNPFVDLMVDNFNKTTVNQLPQIGYTENMSATFLSSGNPCLDLFFHVVPNTPPESLEKRLHSAWNHNPLTTLKLICNLRGVRGTGKSDKEGFYTSAIWLHNNHPKTLACNIPSMADFGYFKDLPEILYRLLEGPDVRKIQKQEWRQRKGRKTGRRAGIKIGQPKTLAPFQRNKKRPKNAKSSRNAGPSIPIHIRIQNEKRRAETEKENASIARKERRAAMAKKVIERYSHDPDYRFLYEGVSDFFAGCLKTDMQHLNSSNTTKVSLAAKWCPSIDSSFDRSTLLCESIARKVFPRESYPEYEGIEEAHYAYRVRDRLRKEVLVPLRKVLELPEVYIGANRWDSIPYNRVASVAMKFYKKKFFKHDAERFREYLEDVKAGKTKIAAGALLPHEIIESLNDDDGGEVAELQWKRIVDDLLQKGKMKNCIAVCDVSGSMSGTPMEVSVALGMLVSELCEEPWKGKLITFSQNPMLQMVEGDSLLQKTEFVRSMEWGMNTNFQKVFDLILQVAVNGNLREDQMIKRVFVFSDMEFDQASCNPWETDYQVIARKFTEKGYGNVIPEIVFWNLRDSRATPVPGTQKGVALVSGFSKNLMKLFLDGDGEISPEAVMKEAIAGEEYQKLVLLD